One Mya arenaria isolate MELC-2E11 chromosome 5, ASM2691426v1 genomic window carries:
- the LOC128235217 gene encoding uncharacterized protein LOC128235217 isoform X1 has translation MAEANRSVDEKEYFSRVNLALTDCGRRVLSQLLQRRVGQLTPENHPAQPWSLDDFLNHYMEDILLSIGKEKSKKLILYPGFGIKTDLAKWDIPLFVFVLLNASKLDDDDNLHRQLRHDICNLRELRNKMLHKGTPVLDESMYHNYLGRIVGAVQRICDYMQEPDLKISLLKEINKYESLRHIYTNGLISELGCKTVEIINEADAAVESGLQQMKTILQKKGLSVNIPVLDVIVMFRNYNKEDEQSITDRLLETFTEALKQGKEMADDQTADKLYVEVKALVRKLFDEKKEITKVSRGCIILSIQCHDLDAVISLVQDSLSGKLGSLFEPLEEVIWTDAVHALFEVCVGITGQSCWALLNEMCKLWKGRKVLIFAAYTILLL, from the exons ATGGCTGAAGCAAATCGTTCGGTGGatgaaaaagaatatttttctcGAGTAAATCTTGCACTGACTGACTGTGGTAGGAGAGTGTTATCACAACTCTTACAAAGGAGGGTTGGGCAGCTCACACCAGAAAACCATCCGGCTCAACCTTGGTCACTAgatgattttttaaatcattacatGGAAGATATTTTGTTATCTATTGGCAAAGAAAAAAGCAAGAAACTCATTCTTTATCCAGGTTTTGGAATTAAAACTGATTTGGCCAAGTGGGATATTCccctttttgtttttgtacttCTCAATGCATCCAAACTAGACGATGATGACAATCTACACAGGCAACTAAGACATGATATCTGTAACCTAAGGGAGTTAAGGAATAAAATGCTACACAAGGGAACTCCAGTATTGGACGAGTCAATGTATCACAATTATCTTGGCCGCATTGTCGGTGCTGTGCAACGAATCTGTGATTACATGCAGGAGCCAGATTTGAAGATATCTCTTCTTAAGGAAATTAATAAGTACGAAAGCCTTCGACATATTTACACAAACGGTCTTATTTCTGAGTTGGGTTGCAAAACCGTTGAGATAATTAATGAAG CTGACGCAGCGGTTGAAAGTGGGCTGCAACAAATGAAAACGATCCTCCAGAAAAAGGGGTTGTCAGTGAATATTCCAG TTCTTGATGTCATTGTCATGTTTCGGAACTATAATAAAGAAGACGAACAATCCATTACGGACCGTCTACTTGAAACCTTTACAGAGGCATTAAAGCAAGGTAAAGAAATGGCAG ATGACCAGACTGCAGACAAGCTATATGTTGAAGTCAAGGCCCTTGTTCGGAAGTTATTTGACG AGAAAAAAGAGATAACGAAGGTCAGCAGAGGATGTATTATACTATCAATCCAGTGTCATGATTTAGACGCGGTCATTTCACTAGTCCAAGATAGCCTTTCGGGGAAGCTTGGGAGTttatttgaacctcttgaagaaGTCATCTGGACCGATGCAGTCCATGCTCTCTTTGAAGTATGTGTTGGCATTACGGGACAAAGTTGCTGGGCTCTCCTTAACGAAATGTGTAAGTTGTGGAAAGGAAGGAAGGTATTGATTTTTGCAGCTTATACAATACTGTTATTATAA
- the LOC128235217 gene encoding uncharacterized protein LOC128235217 isoform X2, protein MAEANRSVDEKEYFSRVNLALTDCGRRVLSQLLQRRVGQLTPENHPAQPWSLDDFLNHYMEDILLSIGKEKSKKLILYPGFGIKTDLAKWDIPLFVFVLLNASKLDDDDNLHRQLRHDICNLRELRNKMLHKGTPVLDESMYHNYLGRIVGAVQRICDYMQEPDLKISLLKEINKYESLRHIYTNGLISELGCKTVEIINEADAAVESGLQQMKTILQKKGLSVNIPVLDVIVMFRNYNKEDEQSITDRLLETFTEALKQGKEMADDQTADKLYVEVKALVRKLFDEKKEITKVSRGCIILSIQCHDLDAVISLVQDSLSGKLGSLFEPLEEVIWTDAVHALFEVCVGITGQSCWALLNEMLLCHYYELLVGAYLNIF, encoded by the exons ATGGCTGAAGCAAATCGTTCGGTGGatgaaaaagaatatttttctcGAGTAAATCTTGCACTGACTGACTGTGGTAGGAGAGTGTTATCACAACTCTTACAAAGGAGGGTTGGGCAGCTCACACCAGAAAACCATCCGGCTCAACCTTGGTCACTAgatgattttttaaatcattacatGGAAGATATTTTGTTATCTATTGGCAAAGAAAAAAGCAAGAAACTCATTCTTTATCCAGGTTTTGGAATTAAAACTGATTTGGCCAAGTGGGATATTCccctttttgtttttgtacttCTCAATGCATCCAAACTAGACGATGATGACAATCTACACAGGCAACTAAGACATGATATCTGTAACCTAAGGGAGTTAAGGAATAAAATGCTACACAAGGGAACTCCAGTATTGGACGAGTCAATGTATCACAATTATCTTGGCCGCATTGTCGGTGCTGTGCAACGAATCTGTGATTACATGCAGGAGCCAGATTTGAAGATATCTCTTCTTAAGGAAATTAATAAGTACGAAAGCCTTCGACATATTTACACAAACGGTCTTATTTCTGAGTTGGGTTGCAAAACCGTTGAGATAATTAATGAAG CTGACGCAGCGGTTGAAAGTGGGCTGCAACAAATGAAAACGATCCTCCAGAAAAAGGGGTTGTCAGTGAATATTCCAG TTCTTGATGTCATTGTCATGTTTCGGAACTATAATAAAGAAGACGAACAATCCATTACGGACCGTCTACTTGAAACCTTTACAGAGGCATTAAAGCAAGGTAAAGAAATGGCAG ATGACCAGACTGCAGACAAGCTATATGTTGAAGTCAAGGCCCTTGTTCGGAAGTTATTTGACG AGAAAAAAGAGATAACGAAGGTCAGCAGAGGATGTATTATACTATCAATCCAGTGTCATGATTTAGACGCGGTCATTTCACTAGTCCAAGATAGCCTTTCGGGGAAGCTTGGGAGTttatttgaacctcttgaagaaGTCATCTGGACCGATGCAGTCCATGCTCTCTTTGAAGTATGTGTTGGCATTACGGGACAAAGTTGCTGGGCTCTCCTTAACGAAATGT TACTGTGCCATTATTACGAGCTCCTGGTAGGGgcatatttgaatatattttaa
- the LOC128235217 gene encoding uncharacterized protein LOC128235217 isoform X3, which produces MAEANRSVDEKEYFSRVNLALTDCGRRVLSQLLQRRVGQLTPENHPAQPWSLDDFLNHYMEDILLSIGKEKSKKLILYPGFGIKTDLAKWDIPLFVFVLLNASKLDDDDNLHRQLRHDICNLRELRNKMLHKGTPVLDESMYHNYLGRIVGAVQRICDYMQEPDLKISLLKEINKYESLRHIYTNGLISELGCKTVEIINEADAAVESGLQQMKTILQKKGLSVNIPVLDVIVMFRNYNKEDEQSITDRLLETFTEALKQDDQTADKLYVEVKALVRKLFDEKKEITKVSRGCIILSIQCHDLDAVISLVQDSLSGKLGSLFEPLEEVIWTDAVHALFEVCVGITGQSCWALLNEMCKLWKGRKVLIFAAYTILLL; this is translated from the exons ATGGCTGAAGCAAATCGTTCGGTGGatgaaaaagaatatttttctcGAGTAAATCTTGCACTGACTGACTGTGGTAGGAGAGTGTTATCACAACTCTTACAAAGGAGGGTTGGGCAGCTCACACCAGAAAACCATCCGGCTCAACCTTGGTCACTAgatgattttttaaatcattacatGGAAGATATTTTGTTATCTATTGGCAAAGAAAAAAGCAAGAAACTCATTCTTTATCCAGGTTTTGGAATTAAAACTGATTTGGCCAAGTGGGATATTCccctttttgtttttgtacttCTCAATGCATCCAAACTAGACGATGATGACAATCTACACAGGCAACTAAGACATGATATCTGTAACCTAAGGGAGTTAAGGAATAAAATGCTACACAAGGGAACTCCAGTATTGGACGAGTCAATGTATCACAATTATCTTGGCCGCATTGTCGGTGCTGTGCAACGAATCTGTGATTACATGCAGGAGCCAGATTTGAAGATATCTCTTCTTAAGGAAATTAATAAGTACGAAAGCCTTCGACATATTTACACAAACGGTCTTATTTCTGAGTTGGGTTGCAAAACCGTTGAGATAATTAATGAAG CTGACGCAGCGGTTGAAAGTGGGCTGCAACAAATGAAAACGATCCTCCAGAAAAAGGGGTTGTCAGTGAATATTCCAG TTCTTGATGTCATTGTCATGTTTCGGAACTATAATAAAGAAGACGAACAATCCATTACGGACCGTCTACTTGAAACCTTTACAGAGGCATTAAAGCAAG ATGACCAGACTGCAGACAAGCTATATGTTGAAGTCAAGGCCCTTGTTCGGAAGTTATTTGACG AGAAAAAAGAGATAACGAAGGTCAGCAGAGGATGTATTATACTATCAATCCAGTGTCATGATTTAGACGCGGTCATTTCACTAGTCCAAGATAGCCTTTCGGGGAAGCTTGGGAGTttatttgaacctcttgaagaaGTCATCTGGACCGATGCAGTCCATGCTCTCTTTGAAGTATGTGTTGGCATTACGGGACAAAGTTGCTGGGCTCTCCTTAACGAAATGTGTAAGTTGTGGAAAGGAAGGAAGGTATTGATTTTTGCAGCTTATACAATACTGTTATTATAA